A stretch of Mesoplodon densirostris isolate mMesDen1 chromosome 7, mMesDen1 primary haplotype, whole genome shotgun sequence DNA encodes these proteins:
- the LOC132494092 gene encoding LOW QUALITY PROTEIN: solute carrier family 22 member 20-like (The sequence of the model RefSeq protein was modified relative to this genomic sequence to represent the inferred CDS: inserted 1 base in 1 codon): MAFTDPLDALGGMGGFQLLYTALLLLPCSLLACHNXHFTASVPRHNCQRPANHTAATVNGSVAWLRATVPLDLLGAPEPCRHFTLPQWALLDPNTSIHGVATKGRKDDSVYDRSVFLSTMVIEARASLPSPHWDLVCEARALRDLAQSVYMAGVMGPIFTLKLPVA, from the exons ATGGCCTTCACAGACCCGCTGGACGCCCTGGGTGGCATGGGTGGCTTCCAGCTGCTCTACACagccctgctgctgctgccctgcAGCCTGCTGGCCTGCCACA TGCACTTCACAGCCTCCGTGCCCCGCCACAACTGCCAAAGGCCCGCCAACCACACTGCGGCCACTGTCAATGGCTCGGTGGCCTGGCTGAGGGCCACCGTACCCCTGGACCTGCTTGGGGCCCCCGAGCCATGCCGGCACTTCACACTTCCTCAGTGGGCCCTCCTGGACCCCAACACGTCCATCCACGGAGTGGCCACCAAGGGCCGCAAGGACGACTCGGTCTACGACCGCAGTGTTTTCCTGTCCACCATGGTGATAGAG GCTAGAGCGTCCCTCCCTTCCCCGCACTGGGATCTGGTGTGTGAGGCCCGCGCCCTCCGAGACCTGGCTCAGTCTGTCTACATGGCTGGGGTGATG